Genomic DNA from Magnolia sinica isolate HGM2019 chromosome 4, MsV1, whole genome shotgun sequence:
AAGTGAGACTTACCACTATAACAGAATCACCAATCTAATTGAGAACAACAGGATGCTTCGTCAACAAGTGTGCTGATGAGCGAATACTGAGTAATGTTGAAATTACAAGCCATTATCGACACAATGTGTGAGCATAGGTGGATGATTCCTAGAGTTATAATTTTCATTTAAATTCGACACATGAGCACAGATGGAAGGAAATTACGGTTACTCGCTATCACTAGGTTGATCTAGCTTAAGGTAGGAACATACTAAACTAATCCTAGACTAAGAATTCCATGATTGTTGAGCGATGGAAGAAGCTAAGCTAAATGTCTCAGGTGACGGTATAAGTAGCTTTGCACTAGAATTGATTTGTTCGGCTTTGACTGATTGATCATGTATCATTTCTTGTGTTCTTTTCTATTATTTATAGACCCTTTGTTGTAGTCATGAGAATATCCTTTGCCTACGTTATGCTTTCTCACATTGCCAACTATAAAGTAACGGTTACATTTACTTGATCGTGCTTGCCCTTTTTTGAATGCATCCTTATCCATTTGAAGATCTTATGAACATTCTTTAGCACCGAGTAGCCCCAATAGTTACAGGCTCTTACGTGTACAATACACCTTCTCGAATATTTACTTGTGGATGAGGTGACTTTTGTATTATTTACAGGCCACcctgatatttgtgagaaatctattatgaattgaaaacaaaaatattaacttaattcaaaacttatgtggccccacaaatatctcaactatggacattcaattctcacattttcgaCCCACTTGAGTATGGGATCCAGCTCAATTTTTTGccccatgttttaaaatgagctcacaaaacggatagatgggatggatttttcaaaaacatatgTGGCCTCACCTAGGCTTCTAGCACAAGAACTTCCTAATAAagacttttgcaggaaatccacatCCCCTTCATTCCCGTGGCAATGACTTTATAaatggtttgaatggcatataaaacatcaaggtggagcccaaaaagatttcaatggtaggcatttctttccctaCTTTTTCCTCTTTTGTGGTCCACTAGAGTCTTGGttccaactcattttatttttttttgttgcatgcactaaaatgagctcataataTGAATGAAGtcggtggatttctaacaaacatcaaggtgggcccacctaactttccagcgcaagaacttcctgtgaaaagcgtccgcaggaaatccacgtccaaatctctctctctcctttgggtCAGGTCAGTTTAGCCCAACTCAATGGGTTTAATGAATTTTGAGTGGGTCAGGTTGAGCCACAAGGAAATGGATTGTGAGGTCGGGTTCTAGAATTCTAGGCCTGTTTGCAAATGCATTGCCACTCCTATTCACTTCCAACGTTTAATAGGTCAAGATCAAAGTTAAAATCTCCCCATTGGGAGATGTTTGGCGACCCCAATGATAGTGggcccatctgatcaatggtcagatttgggGACTTCAGGCCCCACAAGTACAGTTGCATTTGTGAGGCTCCATACTCCAACCATAGTGGAGTCCGTGACTTGGATGGTTGGGACCCAGTTACACATTCAAATGTGCGGTCAGGCCAGTACATGCATTGATAGGGTTGGCCATGCTCTGATGAGATATTATGCAATGTTCCATGTGAGAGATTGGACACGCACGATTCACTCCATTTTCATTtcttacaagtggggtccatttttaatgatccaaaccattgaaatcatgggccacaccatgacagTTCCAATTCAACCACTAAAAGGCCAAATATTCTGCAGATAGAATCTTCAAGTTGGGATTTTTGGTGAATGGCCCACTCAAGGCGAGCCCAtcacaccaaagttttggatatcACACAACTGGATGTCTGACCAATGAtcctttgaatgtggaccctttgATCACTAAACTCTCTCCTCTGAATATAGCCAGAGTAAACATTCCAAGAAACCGAAGTGAGATATCCATGTACAAGGCCGCAAACATTACAAAATCAGGTGAACCGCACATGATGAGATTGGATCCAGTACAAGCTAGTAGCTTAAGCTTAAACCacgtctgtgtggggcccaccatgaaatgctCATGAAatcaatctatccatcatgtgtccgctcatgttttccattcaaatttcaggtgtgcgacaccatgtaaaatcacgaCTAGAACCTCCaaaatcttgtggcccaccagagttttgataTGGCATGATTTCTGGTGCATTCATTCATCCTAGTGGGGCATCTTCTAAATGGATTGGATTGCGTATACAAAGCAGAGTAGCCCCACATACAATATTTTAGGAAGGCTTTTGATGGTGGAGGTCCCCATCctattatggtgtggcccacctgagatatggattcgCCTGATTTTCAGTCCCAGCGATGACATGAGGGGGGAGCACAAGATGGACAGATTTGAtgccatgtaaacatcatggtgggccccacacatggcatTGTAGGTCAAGCTTAACCTCCCCTAAAATCTCAAAATTGTTTGCAACagcataaaaaataaaagggGGGGGGGCCGTTTGGAAAATGTCAAAGGGCCATTTGTATTTGAATGCATTTGAGAAGATTTATGGGGGTTTTACTCCAAATccattgtttggttatgtgtattTAGATGTAAATGAAATTGGAAATATTCAAAATATACATTTTTGGTATGCTTTAAAATCTCAGTATAATATAAGAGAAATGCCTTTTCAGCTCCTTTTTAAAGACAAGGCATAAACAACAAAGGTGTTGCTAGGCTGCTAATCCATTGCATATGTGGCAAACTAATGATACCCAAAATCAACCAATTATTAGCTGCAACAATTAAATCACATCGATAAAATGATCCGAGCTGTCCAAACGTTAGCCATTAAAACGAATGGTTAAAAAACATTGATAAGTCACTCATTTGTGATCCTTACATAATTTGTGACTCTCCCGAAGTTGGGATGTTTCCTCATATTTCAGCcagagtatatatttcaatagacttattacaatcattctgtcgaatatcatatatattaatttgggatattaaagctgatttagttACTCAAGTATCTGCGATTGTTGCGAGGTTCGCATGAGACTAGACTATTGACATGAATCGGAGACGACAATGTATCCATCGCAATCAGCTGAATGCCGCAGCTCCCATCGAATTTGATTATCCGCTCTAGCTTGAAATCATATAAGTAGAATCCACCAATGTCAATAGCAAAGCACTCAAAGATTATAACCTCACCATTCCTAAAACTAGCAAGAAGAAGAACCGGATCGAGCGACCCGCCCCAACGCAAATCCTGCGACAGCAATGACCCTAAACAATCCACACCAATGCTAAGCTGTTTAATCCATTCTCCACCATCTAAATCCTTCAAGATCCACACATCGATTTGGACCGGCGATTCGCGGTtcgcaaaagatagaaactcacCCAATTCAAGAAAATGGTAACTTCTCCTGCTACAATTGGGAAATGGAGTCTTGTGGAACTTCTCATTGCCCACATCCATTGAAACTATATAATCCATCCCAATTGCCCAATGCAAAATCCCACTTGCTGAGATTGGAATGCGTAATTCAGTTAGCCCAAAAAATGGACCGTCGATCTCTCTCCAAGAATCCGAACCGACGGTCGTAATCTCACATCCAAGAGggattggggtttttcttttcttgtattcACAAACATGGACTACTTTGTATTCTTTAGTAATTGAATTGAACCCAAAACCGTAGATTTCATATGAGAGCGGATACTTAAAAGATAAATCAGAAGGAGGGAGTATGATCCTCTGCTTTGAAATTGGATTAATAACATAGAGACTGAGCATGCTTTCAAGCAAAATAAGACCGTTGCAGCTAGCACATATACGGCCTGGGCAATGCAAGTCTAGATCATGGACTTTGATATCACCTTCTTTGATTTCCATGAAATGGGTCTTGCATTTTGATCTTGAAATTCGTTTTTGGAAGATAAATCCAGGCTCCGATCGATGGAGGTGGGCCTCGATGAAAAGTGGGTCAGAGATGACGTTGTACCAGTTCTTACATACTAACCTTAGGTTGGGTAGTGATTCAGGTGGGAGCCTGAGGAGGATGTTGAAGATGACGTCATCAGAAAGGGCTGGGGCCCGCTCCAGCTTCTCCTCCTTATTTCCATTTTCGTCATTTCTATCGCTGAGGAAAGAGGCTTTCTCTGCCATGTTTGGACTCGAG
This window encodes:
- the LOC131242808 gene encoding F-box protein At3g07870-like codes for the protein MAEKASFLSDRNDENGNKEEKLERAPALSDDVIFNILLRLPPESLPNLRLVCKNWYNVISDPLFIEAHLHRSEPGFIFQKRISRSKCKTHFMEIKEGDIKVHDLDLHCPGRICASCNGLILLESMLSLYVINPISKQRIILPPSDLSFKYPLSYEIYGFGFNSITKEYKVVHVCEYKKRKTPIPLGCEITTVGSDSWREIDGPFFGLTELRIPISASGILHWAIGMDYIVSMDVGNEKFHKTPFPNCSRRSYHFLELGEFLSFANRESPVQIDVWILKDLDGGEWIKQLSIGVDCLGSLLSQDLRWGGSLDPVLLLASFRNGEVIIFECFAIDIGGFYLYDFKLERIIKFDGSCGIQLIAMDTLSSPIHVNSLVSCEPRNNRRYLSN